CGTCCCTTTCCTGTAGCCGGAAGTCCAAGATGAAGATTACGAATGCACGCGTGATTGTCTGTTCTCCGGGCCGCAACTTCGTGACCCTGAAGATCGAAACCGACCAGGGCCTGACCGGCATTGGCGATGCGACGCTGAACGGGCGCGAACTGGCGGTGGCCGCCTACCTGACCGAGCACGTCATCCCCTGCCTGATCGGGCGCGACGCGCATCAGATCGAGGACATCTGGCAGTACCTGTACAAGGGCGCGTACTGGCGGCGCGGGCCGGTCACGATGACGGCCATTGCCGGCGTGGACACGGCGCTGTGGGATCTGAAGGCAAAGGCCGCCGGCCTGCCGCTGTACCAGTTGCTGGGCGGCAAGAGCCGCAGCGGCGTGATGGTCTACGGCCACGCCAACGGCTCGGACATCGAGCACACGGTCGATGAAGTGCTGCGCTACGCCGACATGGGCTATCGCGCCATCCGCGCGCAAAGCGGCGTGCCGGGATTGGAAAAGGTGTACGGCGTGGGCCGCGGCACGTTGTTCTACGAGCCCGCCGACGCGGACCTGCCCAGCGAGCACGACTGGTCCACCGAAAAGTATCTGCGCCACGCGCCGCAATTGTTCGAACGCATCCGCGAGAAGCTGGGGTTCGAACACCATCTGCTGCACGACGTGCATCACCGCCTGACGCCCATCGAGGCGGCGCGGCTGGGCAAGT
The DNA window shown above is from Achromobacter spanius and carries:
- the manD gene encoding D-mannonate dehydratase ManD, whose protein sequence is MKITNARVIVCSPGRNFVTLKIETDQGLTGIGDATLNGRELAVAAYLTEHVIPCLIGRDAHQIEDIWQYLYKGAYWRRGPVTMTAIAGVDTALWDLKAKAAGLPLYQLLGGKSRSGVMVYGHANGSDIEHTVDEVLRYADMGYRAIRAQSGVPGLEKVYGVGRGTLFYEPADADLPSEHDWSTEKYLRHAPQLFERIREKLGFEHHLLHDVHHRLTPIEAARLGKSLEPYSLFWMEDATPAENQEAFRLIRQHTTTPLAVGEIFNTIWDCKDLVQNQLIDYIRTTVVHAGGITHLRRIADMASLYQVRTGCHGATDLSPVCMGAALHFDLWVPNFGIQEYMRHTDETDAVFPHSYTFEHGMLYPGEAPGHGVDIDEKLAARYPYQRAYLPVNRLQHDGTLWNW